In Geminicoccaceae bacterium, a single window of DNA contains:
- a CDS encoding cation transporter, translating to MSACCGHDHGTFDGTSPGFRRALWIVIVINAGMFLVEMTAGSLSQSQALKADALDFLADSLTYGISLMVLGKSLRVRATAALLKGSSLLLMGLWVFGSTLYRVLVPGIPDAPVMGIVGVMALLANVASVLILMRYKDGDANVRSVWLCSRNDAIGNVAVLVAAGAVTFVGHGWPDLLVATMMAGLFLWSSIQIIRQAQGEWRLDPARGQEGEIFMDSTVK from the coding sequence ATGTCTGCATGCTGCGGACACGATCACGGAACATTCGACGGCACCTCGCCCGGGTTCCGCCGCGCGCTATGGATCGTGATCGTCATCAATGCCGGGATGTTCCTTGTCGAGATGACCGCGGGATCTCTGTCGCAATCGCAGGCCCTCAAGGCCGACGCCCTCGACTTCCTGGCCGATTCGCTGACCTATGGCATCAGTCTCATGGTGTTGGGGAAATCGCTGCGCGTGCGGGCAACGGCGGCATTGCTCAAGGGGTCCAGCCTGCTCCTCATGGGTCTCTGGGTCTTCGGCTCGACCCTCTACAGGGTGCTGGTGCCCGGCATTCCCGACGCTCCGGTGATGGGGATCGTCGGTGTCATGGCGCTGCTCGCCAACGTCGCCAGCGTACTGATTCTCATGCGCTACAAGGACGGCGATGCCAATGTCCGTTCGGTCTGGCTCTGCAGCCGCAATGATGCCATCGGCAATGTCGCCGTCCTGGTTGCGGCAGGTGCCGTGACATTCGTCGGCCACGGCTGGCCCGATCTGCTGGTGGCCACCATGATGGCCGGCCTGTTCCTCTGGTCCTCCATCCAGATCATCCGCCAGGCCCAGGGTGAATGGCGGCTGGATCCCGCACGGGGACAGGAAGGAGAGATATTCATGGATTCCACTGTAAAATAA
- a CDS encoding pilus assembly protein has protein sequence MTVRAVRTLPRLADDRRGIAALEFALVLGPFLLLLFFMIELGCMLVADVVIGNASVGLAQAYRRSETAPADLAQARAFVCTKFASFLDCDGKMKIDIRPVGDIDDISNKVIGSNGFKAGKDGDLLVVRIGYAWQGLTPVHRLANLGTSAGGQLVSGSFVRRAGKS, from the coding sequence GTGACTGTCCGTGCCGTCCGGACCCTGCCGCGGCTGGCCGATGACAGGCGTGGAATTGCCGCACTGGAATTCGCACTGGTCCTCGGTCCCTTCCTGCTGCTGCTGTTCTTCATGATCGAGCTGGGCTGCATGCTGGTTGCCGATGTCGTCATCGGGAATGCCTCCGTCGGGCTGGCGCAGGCCTATCGCAGGAGCGAGACGGCACCGGCCGATCTGGCGCAGGCCCGCGCCTTCGTCTGCACGAAATTCGCCTCCTTCCTCGATTGCGACGGCAAGATGAAGATCGATATCCGACCGGTCGGCGATATCGACGACATCTCGAACAAGGTCATAGGCAGCAACGGCTTCAAGGCGGGGAAGGACGGCGATCTCCTGGTCGTCAGGATCGGCTACGCCTGGCAGGGGCTGACCCCGGTCCATCGCCTTGCCAATCTCGGCACGTCCGCCGGCGGCCAGCTTGTCTCCGGCAGCTTCGTTCGCCGGGCCGGCAAGTCGTGA
- a CDS encoding pilus assembly protein: MTAQRHVRRHGRWLAGLLGFGHFLNCRSGANAVEFALVAPVMLILGMGTIELSAYLRADRAVSDLAGATTVAIGDLEVVTQKDIADLAKSIRAASGYLDTRRLQVFAESVTMSGGRPVRDWQAWVLRGNGVPSVPTEVHDKLATAALDNGESAMIVDVSYAYHDIVGGGFLADTIISRTFLAYPKNDEPVELE; the protein is encoded by the coding sequence GTGACCGCCCAGCGGCATGTCCGGCGTCATGGCCGGTGGCTGGCAGGTCTCCTGGGGTTCGGGCACTTCCTGAATTGCCGGTCCGGTGCGAATGCCGTCGAGTTTGCGCTGGTGGCCCCGGTGATGCTGATCCTGGGGATGGGGACGATCGAGCTGTCCGCCTATCTGCGTGCCGACCGGGCGGTGAGCGATCTCGCGGGCGCGACGACAGTGGCCATCGGCGACCTGGAGGTCGTCACGCAGAAGGACATCGCCGACCTCGCGAAGTCGATCAGGGCTGCGAGCGGCTATCTCGACACCAGACGCCTCCAGGTGTTCGCCGAATCCGTCACGATGAGCGGCGGCAGGCCGGTCAGGGACTGGCAGGCCTGGGTCCTGCGCGGCAACGGCGTGCCGTCGGTGCCCACCGAGGTGCATGACAAGCTCGCCACCGCCGCACTCGACAATGGCGAGAGTGCCATGATCGTCGATGTCTCCTATGCCTATCACGACATCGTCGGCGGCGGATTTCTCGCCGATACCATCATCAGCCGCACCTTCCTCGCCTACCCGAAGAACGACGAACCGGTCGAGCTGGAATGA
- a CDS encoding 2Fe-2S iron-sulfur cluster binding domain-containing protein: MAKIVVVDRDGNESEIEGTIGWSVMEVIRDANLPIEAACGGCCACATCHVYVDPAWLAKLDEPDADEELMLDEAFEVQDNSRLSCQIKLSDELDGIRVTLAPEF, from the coding sequence ATGGCCAAGATTGTCGTCGTCGATCGCGATGGAAACGAAAGCGAAATCGAAGGGACCATCGGCTGGTCCGTCATGGAAGTCATACGCGACGCCAATCTGCCCATCGAGGCGGCCTGCGGCGGGTGCTGCGCATGCGCGACCTGCCATGTCTATGTCGATCCCGCGTGGCTGGCGAAACTGGACGAGCCCGACGCCGACGAGGAACTGATGCTCGACGAGGCCTTCGAGGTGCAGGACAACTCGCGCCTGTCCTGCCAGATCAAGCTCAGCGACGAACTCGACGGCATCAGGGTCACGCTCGCACCGGAATTCTGA
- a CDS encoding NAD(P)/FAD-dependent oxidoreductase, whose translation MPDVTRTDLVIVGAGPVGLFAVFEAGLLGLQCHLVDNLDKIGGQCAELYPEKPIYDIPGLPVCTGQELVDRLMQQAQPFKPEFHLQQQAEELTRLDDGAWRLKTSAGKVFEAPAIVLAAGAGSFVPRRIPLPDADSFEGKSLFYAVRRMEDFRDRDVVIAGGGDSALDWALNLHPIARSVAIVHRRDEFRAAPDSVEKMRALVAAGQMKLVIGQLSALDGSHGELSGLTIKGTDGEHALPCNRLLAFYGLKMELGPIAEWGLNIDRNHIEVETSAFETSQPGLFAIGDICTYPGKLQLILSGFHEAALMCQKAFALCRPEKKLVFRYTTSSTDLHKKLGIA comes from the coding sequence GTGCCAGACGTCACCAGGACCGATTTGGTCATTGTCGGAGCCGGGCCGGTAGGGCTTTTTGCCGTGTTCGAGGCGGGACTGCTCGGGCTGCAATGTCACCTTGTCGACAATCTCGACAAGATTGGCGGCCAGTGCGCGGAACTCTATCCCGAAAAGCCGATCTACGACATTCCGGGACTACCGGTCTGCACCGGCCAGGAACTGGTCGACCGGCTCATGCAGCAGGCCCAGCCGTTCAAGCCGGAGTTCCACCTGCAGCAGCAGGCCGAGGAACTGACCCGGCTCGACGACGGAGCTTGGCGGCTCAAGACCAGTGCCGGCAAGGTGTTCGAGGCGCCGGCCATTGTGCTGGCCGCCGGTGCCGGCAGCTTCGTGCCACGGCGCATTCCCCTGCCCGATGCGGACAGCTTCGAGGGAAAGTCCCTGTTCTATGCCGTTCGCCGCATGGAGGATTTCCGTGATCGGGATGTCGTGATCGCCGGTGGCGGCGATTCGGCCCTCGACTGGGCGCTCAACCTCCACCCCATCGCCCGCAGCGTCGCCATCGTCCACCGCCGCGACGAATTCCGCGCCGCGCCCGATTCCGTCGAGAAGATGCGCGCCCTGGTGGCCGCCGGGCAGATGAAGCTGGTGATCGGCCAGCTCTCCGCACTGGACGGCAGCCATGGCGAACTTTCCGGCCTGACCATCAAGGGCACCGACGGGGAACATGCCCTGCCCTGCAACCGCCTGCTCGCATTCTACGGCCTGAAGATGGAACTCGGCCCCATAGCCGAATGGGGCCTGAACATCGACCGCAATCACATCGAGGTCGAAACCAGCGCGTTCGAGACCAGCCAGCCCGGCCTGTTCGCCATCGGCGACATCTGCACCTATCCCGGGAAACTGCAGCTCATCCTTTCCGGCTTCCATGAAGCAGCACTGATGTGCCAGAAGGCGTTTGCTCTCTGCCGTCCCGAAAAGAAGCTCGTGTTCCGCTACACGACCTCAAGTACAGATCTCCACAAGAAACTGGGTATTGCCTAG
- a CDS encoding alpha/beta fold hydrolase — MSLLIEGDGAPLVLLHGIGGNAESFRPQIEVFGGRYRCLAWNMPGYGGTPLVEPPDFRSLAATLRSDLSRLGIERAHFLGHSIGGMIVQELAATSPELVRSMILAATSPAFGSRDDRFRQRFLAERLAPLDAGITMHDLAAALVTTLVSTHADPDGVRRALAAMRAVPETTYRAMLECLVTFDRRESLGSHRMPALLLAGDVDRTAPAPMMERMAGRIKGARFAVVRRAGHLLHLEQPRAFNALVMAFLQEVDHTL; from the coding sequence ATGAGTCTGTTGATCGAAGGCGACGGGGCGCCGCTGGTGTTACTGCATGGCATCGGCGGCAATGCAGAAAGTTTCCGGCCGCAGATCGAGGTCTTCGGTGGCCGTTATCGATGTCTTGCATGGAACATGCCGGGTTATGGCGGAACACCGCTCGTGGAACCGCCCGATTTCAGATCGCTGGCGGCGACGCTCAGGAGCGATCTGAGCCGACTCGGGATCGAGCGGGCGCATTTCCTCGGTCATTCGATCGGCGGCATGATCGTGCAGGAACTGGCGGCAACCTCGCCCGAACTGGTTCGTTCCATGATTCTGGCGGCAACGAGCCCCGCCTTCGGCAGTCGCGACGACAGGTTCAGGCAGCGCTTCCTCGCCGAAAGGCTGGCACCGCTCGACGCCGGGATCACCATGCACGACCTGGCGGCAGCCCTGGTGACGACGCTGGTGAGCACCCATGCCGATCCGGACGGGGTTCGCCGGGCGCTGGCGGCCATGCGCGCGGTGCCGGAGACAACCTATCGGGCGATGCTCGAATGTCTCGTCACCTTCGACCGGCGCGAGTCCCTCGGATCCCATCGGATGCCGGCCCTGTTGCTCGCGGGCGACGTGGACCGCACCGCACCGGCGCCGATGATGGAAAGGATGGCCGGGCGCATCAAGGGCGCCCGGTTCGCCGTCGTGCGGCGGGCCGGACACCTCCTCCATCTGGAACAGCCCCGTGCCTTCAACGCACTCGTCATGGCCTTCCTGCAGGAAGTGGATCACACCCTGTGA
- a CDS encoding 3-hydroxyacyl-CoA dehydrogenase, whose translation MTAAAIPGNATIGIVGAGTMGAGIAQIALRAGHRVHLVDADAAALARARATIAGHLDRMVEKGRLDARDRDDTMDRLRPASGPAGIADCRLVVEAIVEDLSAKRQLFAGMEEHVADDAILASNTSSISITAIARALARPERCVGMHFFNPAPLMRLVEVVSGLATSSQVAETVAATARAWGKDPVMARSTPGFIVNRVARPYYGEAFRLLEEGAADAATIDAILRDCGGFRMGPFELADLIGHDVNHAVTRTVFDAFSGDPRYRPALFQQELVAAGRLGRKTGRGIYTYGNDVPSPPVSEEPPCPAPSSIRVEGGIGPLHAIVDAAKAAGVTVETTAEGPGMILVEGAAFGLSDGRLAIEHSLDGGYPVALVDWCLDWNISPRVAVAFCASMDEPRRRAIIGLLQAAGRKVTTVADLPGLVVARTVAMLANEAAEAVHLRVAGEAGIDTAMKLGVNYPRGPLEWARAIGFGHVAGVMTNLRRLYGEDRYRPSLRLQYWNLASRHQQHRSRVQPLVPDRS comes from the coding sequence ATGACAGCCGCAGCCATTCCCGGGAATGCAACGATTGGCATCGTCGGCGCGGGAACCATGGGGGCGGGCATCGCCCAGATCGCCCTGCGGGCGGGCCATCGCGTCCACCTCGTCGATGCGGATGCGGCGGCCCTTGCCAGGGCCCGGGCAACCATAGCCGGCCATCTGGACCGCATGGTCGAGAAAGGCCGGCTCGACGCGCGGGACCGCGACGACACCATGGACCGCCTCCGGCCTGCCTCCGGTCCGGCCGGGATCGCGGATTGCCGGCTGGTCGTCGAGGCCATCGTGGAGGACCTTTCGGCCAAACGGCAGCTGTTCGCCGGGATGGAGGAGCATGTCGCCGACGACGCTATCCTCGCCAGCAACACCTCCTCGATTTCAATCACGGCGATCGCCCGGGCACTCGCCCGGCCGGAGCGTTGCGTCGGCATGCACTTCTTCAATCCGGCCCCGCTCATGCGACTTGTCGAGGTGGTCTCCGGACTGGCAACGTCTTCGCAAGTTGCGGAAACGGTGGCCGCGACGGCACGGGCCTGGGGCAAGGATCCGGTCATGGCTCGCTCGACGCCGGGATTCATCGTCAACCGCGTTGCCCGGCCGTATTATGGCGAGGCGTTCCGCCTGCTGGAAGAAGGTGCTGCCGATGCAGCCACCATCGACGCCATCCTGCGCGATTGCGGCGGTTTTCGCATGGGACCGTTCGAGCTTGCCGACCTTATCGGCCACGACGTCAACCATGCGGTGACGCGAACGGTCTTCGACGCCTTCTCCGGCGACCCGCGCTACCGCCCTGCCCTGTTTCAGCAGGAACTGGTTGCCGCCGGCCGGCTGGGTCGCAAGACCGGCCGCGGCATATACACCTATGGCAATGACGTACCCTCGCCACCCGTCAGCGAGGAGCCGCCCTGCCCCGCTCCGTCATCAATTCGTGTTGAAGGCGGAATCGGCCCCCTGCATGCCATCGTCGACGCTGCGAAGGCCGCTGGCGTGACAGTCGAAACCACAGCCGAAGGCCCGGGAATGATCCTCGTCGAAGGTGCCGCTTTCGGCCTGAGCGACGGCAGGCTCGCCATCGAGCACTCGCTCGACGGTGGGTACCCTGTCGCCCTCGTCGACTGGTGCCTCGACTGGAATATCTCTCCGCGCGTCGCGGTTGCCTTTTGCGCAAGCATGGACGAGCCCCGGCGCCGTGCCATCATCGGCCTGCTGCAGGCCGCCGGCAGGAAGGTCACCACCGTCGCCGATCTGCCGGGACTCGTGGTTGCCCGCACGGTCGCCATGCTCGCCAACGAGGCCGCCGAAGCCGTCCATTTGCGCGTGGCCGGCGAGGCCGGCATCGACACCGCGATGAAGCTGGGCGTCAACTACCCTCGCGGACCGCTCGAATGGGCACGCGCGATCGGCTTCGGCCATGTCGCCGGGGTCATGACGAATCTGCGCCGCCTCTACGGCGAGGACCGATACCGCCCCTCACTGCGGTTGCAGTACTGGAATCTCGCCAGCCGCCATCAGCAGCATCGCTCCAGGGTTCAGCCGTTGGTCCCGGACCGCTCGTAG
- a CDS encoding 2-(1,2-epoxy-1,2-dihydrophenyl)acetyl-CoA isomerase, with protein sequence MNDSPVLYDDEGGVALVTLNRPDRLNAFNVAMQDALRACLERAATDSKIRAVLLTGNGRAFSAGQDLDDDIMGRNGEPPDLGEVLNRYYNPLVRQIRDLELPVICAVNGIAAGASVNIALACDLVFAARSASFTQPFQKIGLMPDAGGTWFLPRLLGPQRAMGLALLGERLSAEQAEKWGLIWKVVDDENLLEETFVLARELARGPTKALGLTKRAIHCGCANSLDQQLDLETRLQRMLGRSADYQEGVAAFRDKRRPTFRGE encoded by the coding sequence TTGAACGATTCGCCTGTGCTGTATGACGATGAAGGGGGCGTGGCCCTCGTCACGCTCAATCGCCCCGACAGGCTGAACGCCTTCAACGTCGCCATGCAGGATGCGCTGCGCGCCTGCCTGGAACGGGCCGCCACCGATTCGAAGATCCGGGCGGTGCTGCTGACAGGCAATGGCCGCGCCTTTTCCGCCGGGCAGGACCTCGATGATGACATCATGGGCAGGAATGGTGAACCTCCCGACTTGGGAGAAGTCCTTAACCGATACTATAACCCACTTGTTCGTCAGATTCGCGACCTCGAATTGCCGGTCATCTGTGCCGTCAACGGCATCGCCGCCGGCGCTTCCGTCAACATCGCGCTGGCCTGCGACCTTGTCTTTGCCGCCCGGTCCGCCTCCTTCACCCAGCCCTTCCAGAAAATCGGCCTCATGCCCGACGCCGGCGGAACCTGGTTCCTGCCACGACTCCTCGGTCCCCAGCGAGCCATGGGACTTGCCCTTCTGGGGGAACGTCTCAGCGCGGAGCAGGCCGAAAAATGGGGATTGATCTGGAAGGTCGTCGATGACGAAAATCTGCTTGAGGAGACCTTCGTCCTTGCCCGCGAACTTGCCCGAGGTCCCACCAAGGCGCTGGGGCTGACCAAGCGGGCCATTCACTGCGGATGTGCGAACAGCCTCGACCAGCAGCTCGACCTCGAAACCCGCCTGCAGCGCATGCTGGGGCGCAGCGCGGATTATCAGGAAGGCGTGGCGGCCTTTCGAGACAAGCGGCGACCGACGTTCCGGGGAGAATGA
- a CDS encoding phosphodiesterase encodes MIIAQITDTHIREGRALLGPVDPAACLERAVAAVNALSPRPDLVILTGDIGNDGTPGEYAIARSILDRLAMPLYVIPGNHDTRAAMREAFGDITPFADGSPFLQYRIEAGPIRVLALDTLIEGRPEGRLCAERLRWLEAELEDAGDTPVLVAMHHPPVKTGIEGMDAIRLLSGARELEAILVRYPNVERIVAGHLHRAIQRRFAGTVVSLCPGVAHQLHLDLGQGSELALTAEPPGYQLHLVDDDGAVTTHTCVLGDFGPPVTFASIFMD; translated from the coding sequence ATGATTATCGCCCAGATCACCGATACCCATATCCGCGAGGGCCGCGCACTTCTCGGTCCGGTCGATCCGGCGGCCTGCCTCGAACGTGCGGTGGCCGCCGTGAATGCCCTCTCGCCCCGTCCCGATCTCGTCATCCTGACCGGCGACATCGGCAATGACGGCACGCCTGGCGAGTATGCAATCGCCCGGTCGATCCTCGACCGGTTGGCAATGCCCCTTTACGTCATTCCCGGCAACCACGACACCCGTGCCGCGATGCGCGAGGCATTCGGCGACATCACGCCATTCGCCGACGGGTCGCCATTCCTGCAATACCGCATCGAAGCCGGGCCGATACGTGTCCTCGCCCTCGACACGCTGATCGAGGGACGCCCGGAAGGCCGGCTGTGCGCCGAAAGACTGCGATGGCTGGAGGCGGAACTTGAGGATGCGGGCGACACACCGGTGCTTGTCGCCATGCATCACCCTCCGGTGAAGACCGGCATCGAGGGCATGGACGCGATCCGTCTCCTGTCCGGCGCGCGCGAGCTCGAAGCCATCCTTGTCCGTTATCCCAATGTCGAGCGCATCGTGGCCGGCCATCTCCACCGGGCGATCCAGCGGCGTTTCGCCGGAACGGTCGTGAGCCTGTGTCCAGGTGTCGCCCACCAGCTTCACCTCGATCTGGGGCAGGGCAGCGAACTGGCGCTGACCGCGGAGCCGCCCGGCTACCAGCTGCATCTCGTCGATGACGATGGGGCCGTCACAACGCATACCTGCGTACTTGGAGACTTCGGGCCGCCGGTCACGTTCGCCAGCATCTTCATGGACTGA
- a CDS encoding AMP nucleosidase, which yields MSDDILEPFKAFGITDLTIEKDAGAAVERLRDLYDRAGARLKDAFIRYAVSGEEPGEINARYPYVGLRVAAADLNLDARLAHGALHDPGIYGTTITQPKLFSDYYTEQLFSLASHHEVPLVVGTSRRPIPLPYLVDVGGSGISQERAHQLTYLFPMPDLSQTDDQIANGTYWTSKGEPQPLAIFTAERVDYSLHRLYHYSGTAPRYFQRFILLTNYQRYIDHFIGHAQREVNEGEDHECFVEPGNVITWNRRFHDRPDEGTPPDHLPQMPAYHLCRPDGQGVTMINIGVGPSNARTITDHLAVLRPHCWLMLGHCAGLRRTQQLGDYVLAHGYMREDHVLDQEVPPFVPVPPIAEVQVALQSAVANVTGLSGLDLKTRMRTGTVATTANRNWELRYDELFERLNQSRAIAVDMESATIATNGLRFRVPYGTLLCVSDKPLHGEIKLRGMANRFYQERVNQHIEIGLEAIRLLREQGLTRLHSRKLRSFDEPAFR from the coding sequence ATGAGCGACGATATTCTGGAGCCCTTCAAGGCCTTTGGCATCACTGATCTGACCATCGAGAAGGATGCGGGTGCAGCTGTCGAAAGGTTGCGGGATCTCTACGACAGGGCCGGTGCCCGACTCAAGGATGCCTTCATCCGTTATGCGGTATCCGGGGAGGAACCGGGCGAGATCAACGCCCGCTATCCCTATGTCGGCCTGCGGGTGGCCGCGGCCGATCTCAATCTCGATGCACGGCTGGCCCATGGCGCGCTGCATGACCCGGGCATTTACGGCACGACCATCACCCAGCCGAAGCTGTTCTCGGACTACTATACCGAACAACTTTTCAGCCTGGCCTCGCATCACGAAGTACCGCTGGTCGTCGGTACCAGCCGCCGGCCGATACCGCTGCCCTATCTGGTGGATGTAGGCGGCAGCGGCATCTCGCAGGAGCGCGCGCACCAGCTCACCTACCTCTTCCCGATGCCCGACCTGTCGCAGACCGACGACCAGATCGCCAACGGCACCTACTGGACCAGCAAGGGCGAGCCCCAGCCGCTGGCGATCTTTACCGCGGAACGGGTCGATTACAGCCTGCACCGGCTCTACCACTACAGCGGCACCGCACCGCGCTATTTCCAGCGGTTCATCCTGCTCACCAACTATCAGCGCTATATCGACCACTTCATCGGCCATGCCCAAAGGGAAGTGAACGAGGGCGAGGACCATGAATGCTTCGTCGAGCCGGGCAATGTGATCACCTGGAACAGAAGGTTCCACGACCGCCCCGACGAGGGCACGCCGCCCGATCATCTGCCGCAGATGCCGGCCTATCATCTCTGCCGGCCCGACGGTCAGGGGGTCACCATGATCAACATCGGCGTGGGCCCCTCGAACGCCCGCACCATCACCGATCATCTTGCCGTGCTGCGTCCCCACTGCTGGCTGATGCTTGGCCACTGCGCCGGGCTTCGCCGCACCCAGCAGCTGGGCGATTATGTCCTGGCCCATGGCTACATGCGCGAGGATCATGTGCTCGATCAGGAGGTTCCGCCTTTCGTGCCCGTTCCCCCCATTGCCGAGGTGCAGGTGGCCCTGCAATCGGCCGTGGCCAATGTCACCGGCCTTTCGGGGCTGGACCTGAAGACCCGGATGCGTACCGGAACCGTGGCCACGACCGCCAACCGCAATTGGGAGTTGCGCTATGACGAACTGTTCGAGCGGCTGAACCAGTCGCGGGCAATCGCCGTGGACATGGAAAGTGCAACCATCGCCACCAACGGACTGCGCTTTCGCGTGCCCTATGGCACGCTATTGTGCGTTTCGGACAAGCCGCTTCATGGCGAAATCAAGCTCCGCGGCATGGCCAACCGCTTCTATCAGGAGCGGGTGAACCAGCACATAGAAATTGGTCTCGAAGCCATTCGCCTTTTGCGCGAACAAGGACTGACACGGCTGCATTCGCGCAAGCTGCGCAGTTTCGACGAGCCGGCGTTCCGCTGA
- a CDS encoding ABC-F family ATP-binding cassette domain-containing protein encodes MSQPLISLRDAQLSLGGRQLLAGVDADVQRSDRICLVGRNGTGKSSLLKVMAGQIELDAGSRQPAGHVLVSYLRQEPDIPDGMMLEQVVLDGLPAIDRNEQNLYRARELLVSFGMEPGRPSRPLSGGEQRRVSLARALIGEPDLLLLDEPTNHLDLPAIEWLEARLREFRGALVVISHDRRFLVEVGNATWWLDRGTLRVNGEGYDRFEAWRDEVLREEERELGRLAQRIRAEQHWLHRGVTARRKRNQGRLGRLSELRAARGKLLRDGSAVKLRAEHQAGSGALVIEAESLVKRFGETTIVDGFSTRIMRGDRIGFIGRNGTGKTTLLRLLLGELEPDDGTVRVGSNLAIARFDQHRSTLDERITPWQLLCPDGGDMVRLGQDSRHVVSYLGDFLFRDDQVRTPIRALSGGERSRLLLASILAQPSNLLVLDEPTNDLDIETLDILEEMLADYRGTVMIVSHDRDFLDRVVTSTVVLDGQGSIAEYAGGYSDYLRQRPQPAEALRAVRPSAPAPKPAAPAGRSAIDRKLERELERLPLRIEALAHKIREHENRLHEADFYQKDPEGFMKLSRQVEQQKAELDELETQWLELEERREALGQGE; translated from the coding sequence TTGAGCCAACCCCTGATTTCATTGAGAGATGCGCAGCTCAGCCTCGGCGGGCGGCAATTGCTGGCAGGCGTCGATGCGGATGTCCAGCGCAGCGACCGGATCTGTCTTGTCGGCCGCAATGGCACCGGCAAGTCGTCCTTGCTGAAGGTCATGGCCGGACAGATCGAACTCGATGCCGGCTCCCGCCAGCCAGCCGGACACGTGCTGGTCAGCTATCTCCGGCAAGAGCCCGATATTCCCGACGGCATGATGCTGGAGCAGGTCGTTCTCGATGGACTGCCGGCGATTGATCGAAACGAGCAGAACCTCTATCGGGCCCGTGAGCTGCTGGTCAGCTTCGGGATGGAGCCGGGCCGGCCGAGCAGGCCGCTTTCCGGCGGCGAACAGCGCAGGGTATCCCTCGCGAGAGCGCTGATAGGCGAACCTGACCTGTTGCTGCTCGACGAACCCACCAACCATCTCGATCTGCCGGCGATCGAGTGGCTGGAAGCGCGGCTGCGCGAGTTCAGGGGCGCGCTGGTGGTCATCAGCCATGACCGCCGTTTCCTCGTCGAAGTGGGGAATGCCACCTGGTGGCTCGATCGCGGCACATTGCGGGTCAATGGCGAGGGCTACGACCGGTTCGAGGCGTGGCGCGACGAGGTGTTGCGCGAAGAAGAGCGCGAGCTTGGCCGGCTGGCACAAAGGATCAGGGCGGAGCAACACTGGCTGCATCGCGGCGTGACCGCCCGGCGCAAGCGCAATCAGGGCCGGTTGGGGCGCCTGTCCGAGTTGCGGGCGGCACGAGGAAAGCTGTTGCGCGACGGCTCCGCGGTGAAGCTCAGGGCAGAGCATCAGGCGGGTAGCGGTGCGCTGGTGATCGAGGCGGAATCCCTGGTCAAGCGGTTCGGCGAAACGACGATCGTCGACGGCTTTTCCACCCGCATCATGCGCGGCGACCGCATCGGCTTCATCGGCCGCAATGGCACCGGCAAGACAACCTTGCTGCGCCTGCTGCTGGGTGAACTGGAACCGGATGACGGAACGGTGCGCGTTGGCAGCAATCTCGCCATTGCCCGCTTCGACCAGCACCGTTCCACTCTCGACGAGCGTATCACGCCCTGGCAACTGCTTTGCCCGGATGGGGGAGACATGGTCAGGCTGGGACAGGACAGTCGCCACGTGGTGAGTTATCTGGGCGATTTCCTGTTTCGCGACGATCAGGTCCGCACACCCATTCGCGCCCTTTCCGGCGGTGAGCGAAGTCGCCTGCTTCTGGCGAGCATCCTGGCACAGCCGAGCAATCTTCTGGTTCTCGACGAACCGACCAACGATCTCGACATCGAGACACTCGACATTCTGGAGGAAATGCTGGCCGACTATCGTGGTACGGTGATGATCGTCAGCCATGATCGCGATTTCCTCGATCGCGTGGTCACAAGTACGGTCGTGCTCGACGGTCAGGGAAGCATTGCCGAATATGCCGGCGGCTACAGTGACTATCTGCGTCAGCGTCCGCAACCCGCCGAAGCCTTGCGGGCCGTCCGTCCATCCGCACCGGCACCGAAGCCCGCCGCTCCGGCAGGACGTTCGGCCATCGACCGCAAGCTCGAACGGGAGCTTGAGCGGCTGCCGCTGCGCATCGAAGCGCTGGCGCACAAGATCCGCGAGCATGAAAACCGCCTGCACGAGGCTGACTTCTACCAGAAGGATCCGGAGGGTTTCATGAAGCTCAGCCGGCAGGTCGAACAGCAGAAGGCGGAACTCGACGAACTCGAAACCCAGTGGCTGGAACTCGAGGAACGCCGCGAAGCCCTCGGGCAGGGAGAATAG